The sequence below is a genomic window from Zhongshania aliphaticivorans.
CCAGGACGCTAATTTTGCGCAGGGCTTGGGGGTGAGATTGTGTTTTGGCGACCGATGCGCTGCTATAGACTGGCCACGTCACTGCGGCACTTTGCTGTAAATAAAGGGCGGCGGGGCGAGCTAATTGCAGTTGCTGCCCAGCATGACCGCCTTGCTGTTTAATGATATTAATCTGTAGAGATTGCTTTGCTGCGCTCAAATTTAAGCGCAGGGGGGCGGGGGATATCTGCTGGGCTAAGCTCGCCGGGCGAAAATGAAGATGCCAGCACAGGCCCTCGAGGGCGGCTATGTGCAGGCGACGTAGCTGCCTATCATTTAGGTTCGGTTCATTAAACCAGCTTAATACCGCACTATACGCGCCGCTGCGCAGCAACTCTTCTGCGGCCCAAAGCTGATCTGCTAAGGTTTTTGGTCTGACCAAAAGTTGCTTGTCCACCGCCAAGCCCTGCGCGGCCAACGCGGGGGCATGGGGTAAATAGGGTGGGTTTAACCACGCCATTGGCCGGTCTGCCAGATGTTCGCGGAGGGCTGGCAGTAAAAACCACAGCTCACCAATCCCGTATTCCCCCAATAACTCAGTAGAACCGCTGCGGGGCCAGCCGCCGGTGTGCAGGGCGTTATCTAAGGTGCTAAACCCTGTGCTCAGGCGATCGCTAGCCGCCACTGAACTGCGGAGTTGCTGGCCTCGCCAGAGCTTGCGCTCATCGAGTAATTGATTGAGAGAGTGATTTTTCATTGCATTGCACAAACTACATTAGCGGGTATTAGCTGTATGTATATACAGTATATTATATGGCGTGAATGTCAATGTTGGATGAGGCGATGAAAGCGGCTGGCCTTATAGCTTTAGTTATGTGGGTATTTGTTGCTGGTGTGTTATCTATGTTATGTCGATGAGCTTCGGGTGGTTTATCATGCTTGAGACGCGTCTATTTTAGGTTGATGAATATGATATTTTCTTCTTGCTCGGCTTTTTCATTTCTCGTAAAAGCACGGGCATTCACTTTGCGGAGTGGCCGGTGTTAGGTAATCTTCGGTTTGCTTTGGTCGACCTTGAAACCACTGGCGGGCAGGCCAAGCAAGATCACATCATGGAAGCTGCGGTTCGCGTTGTTGGCGGCGATATTGATCTGGAATGGCAGTCTTTAATCGACCCTCTTTGTTCGGTGCCTTCATTTATCCAAGGTCTTACCGGTATAAGTAACGGTATGTTACGGGGCAAACCACGATTTTCTGACGTGCAGGAAGCCCTGTGGTCGTATTTAGATGGTGCCATTTTAGTTGCCCATAATGCCCGCTTTGATGCGGGGTTTTTACGCGCTAATTTTGCGCGTTATGGCCGCGACTACCAGCCACGTGTTTTATGTACGCTGAAATTGGCGCGTACCTTGTACCCCGATTGGCCAAAGCACGGTTTGGAGGCAATCTGTGCGCGGATTGGTTTTTACTCAGAGGTGCATCACCGGGCTATGGCCGACGTAGATGCGATGAAAGCTTTTCTCGACTACGCCCGCATCGATAAAGGCGAAGCCGTTTTTAATTTTGAAGTTGGCTTGCTGTTGGGCTTGCCGGTGTTGCCGCCGTCTATTCGTCAGGCTGATATTGATGCGATTCCTCGTGAGCCAGGTGTTTATCGGTTATTGGGTGAGGCGGGGGAGTTGCTGTATCTGGGTAGCGCTCGGTCTTTGCAGGAACAGGTACTTTCTCATTTTGAAAACGCCACAGGGGACAGTAAAGCGGCAAAATTGTTGCGCCGAGTAGACGCTGTTCAGTGGCAGATGCTGGCAGGCGAGTTATCTGCGGGTTTGCATTTAAGTGTGGCCTTGCGTCAGGAAAAGCCATTGCTGCAGCGTCGCGCTAAGGCCTTGGGTAAGCCCTGCTGTGTGCGCTTTATCATGCAAGACAGTGGCGAGTTACAACTGCGATTGCGTTCTGGCTTGCCCGCCAATATCG
It includes:
- the imuA gene encoding translesion DNA synthesis-associated protein ImuA, producing the protein MKNHSLNQLLDERKLWRGQQLRSSVAASDRLSTGFSTLDNALHTGGWPRSGSTELLGEYGIGELWFLLPALREHLADRPMAWLNPPYLPHAPALAAQGLAVDKQLLVRPKTLADQLWAAEELLRSGAYSAVLSWFNEPNLNDRQLRRLHIAALEGLCWHLHFRPASLAQQISPAPLRLNLSAAKQSLQINIIKQQGGHAGQQLQLARPAALYLQQSAAVTWPVYSSASVAKTQSHPQALRKISVLANTGIFASATRQDSVVNVIKTGSNEPSH
- a CDS encoding exonuclease domain-containing protein, with product MLGNLRFALVDLETTGGQAKQDHIMEAAVRVVGGDIDLEWQSLIDPLCSVPSFIQGLTGISNGMLRGKPRFSDVQEALWSYLDGAILVAHNARFDAGFLRANFARYGRDYQPRVLCTLKLARTLYPDWPKHGLEAICARIGFYSEVHHRAMADVDAMKAFLDYARIDKGEAVFNFEVGLLLGLPVLPPSIRQADIDAIPREPGVYRLLGEAGELLYLGSARSLQEQVLSHFENATGDSKAAKLLRRVDAVQWQMLAGELSAGLHLSVALRQEKPLLQRRAKALGKPCCVRFIMQDSGELQLRLRSGLPANIAQTGEAVGLFRERQHAKTRIRELAKEHQLCLRRLAVLVEGEICECGACVLTAAGTGESVAVASAADFAARVKAAFAEYLYTPWPFAEPVLIHEDNGAGFSECHLVYDWRHFGSFRWNAERGQLLELSGSAEPLDLAGARRICEQTQEFRYEHYRLLRAFQHDLTWQPLSEFTATIGGEYTA